Below is a genomic region from Neisseria zoodegmatis.
AACGTCGCTGGCCGCTTTGAAACTGCATCCCTTACTGCTCGCACCGGTCGTCTTCGCCGTGATGGTGGCGCTGGTGGTGTTGATGGCGGCATTGGCCGTGCGGCAAAACGCTTTGGTGTTGGCGCAAGTAGCCTTAATCGGCGGCATGGCGGTACCGTTGCTGGTTTCAGACGGCAGCGGCCGCTATATGGTGCTGTTCTCTTATCTGGCTTTACTGAACACCGGCGTGGCAGGCATCGCTTGGTTTAAGGCTTGGCGTTCGCTTAACCTGACCGGTTTTATCGGCACGTTTACCATCGGCGCATTGTGGGGCGCGCAGGCTTATACGCCGCAACACTTTGCCACTACCGAGCCGTTCCTGATTTACCACTGGCTGCTGTACACGCTGATTGCGTGCCTGTTTGCCCGCAAGGTATTGCAGGAAAAACACCATGAACCCAAAGCCGAACTGCCCGCCGACAATGCTTCGTTGGAGCAAATCTTCAAAAACATCATCACCCACGGCGCGCATATCAATGTGTTGGACAGCGCCTTGCTGTTCGGCACGGCTTTTGTGGCTTACGGCCTGCAATACCGAATGGTAGCCGCATGGGAAAACGCCGCCGCGTGGTCGGCATTGGGTTTTGCTGCCGTTTATGCGCTGTTTGCTTTGCGCTTTGCCCGTGCCGGTGCGGAAATGCTGGTGATGAAACAGGCGTTTAGCTTGCTGGCTTTCCTATTTGCGACGCTGGCCGTACCGCTGGCTTTCGACCAACAATGGACGGCTGCGACATGGACGCTTGAAGCGGCTTTGGTGTACACCTTCGGCATCCGCCAGCAGCAACCTCCCGCCCGCCTCAGCGCCGTCGGCGTGTATATATTGGCAGCGCTGACGCAGCTCTCCACCTACCGCGCGGGCGCAGAAACCGTGCTTTCAGGCTCGCTGCTCGGCACCTTGCTGGTCGCTGCGGGCGGCGGCTGGATGTATTTCCAACACATCAAACGGCAAAAAGCCGCGGCTGAATGGGAAAACAATGCACAAAACGCGATTTTGACTTTGGTTTTGCTGCACGTTTCCTTAGTGCCCTTATTGCTGTGGGACAAAACCGGCAGCATGATTGCCTTCGCCGTATTGGCGGCTGTTTGCTCACTTATCCAACGCAAACGACAGCAAATCATCTTTACCGTGTTTACATTGCTGTACGGCGCGTATGTGCTTGCAGTCAGCTCCATGCTGATTCAAGACGAACACTCGGCCTCAGCGCCGTGGCTCCTCCTCTGCGCCTTGCTGCTCGGCACGGCGGCTTACGGCTTCCATACGCCTAAATACCGACCCGCTTATCCATCTTTGCACGACACCCATTCTCTCGGCGGCTGGGCAATGATGGCCGTTTCATTATGGCTGGGCTGGCACGGCTTGTCTGAAAGCATGGAGTTACTGGACTACGACCTGTGGATGTGGATGCGCTGGATACCGATTATTCTGTTCGCCCCGTTTGCCTTTACCGCCCGCAAACTGGATTGGCAGCAGGCAAAAACCGCCTCATTGGCGTTCGGCATCATCTTCGGCCTGCAAACGCTTTCAGACTTTCTCTCCCACTTACACCAACCGCTTTCAGACGGCCTCTTGTTGTTGGTCGGCACGGCTTTGTACGTTTATATTCTGAACATGCAAACCCTGCATCCGTCTATCAATGCGATGTATCAACGCGCAGGCTTGCTGATCTTCGGCGCATGTTGGACATGGCTGGTCAGCAGCAGCGTTTTTCTTCATTTCAACGGCGTGTGGATACAGCTTGCATGGCTGGCCGTACCGCTGGCCGCATGGCTGTATTTCCAGTCGTCCAAAACCATCGGGCCGGTTAAACGCCATCCCCAGATTTACCGGCATTTCGGCAGCCAAGTCTGCGCGCTGTACGCCGCCGGCTGGCTGCTGTGGGTGAACTTCTCCACGCCTCACGCCCCTGCGCCCCTGCCCTACTTGCCTGCCATCAATCCGCTGGAGCTTTCCATCATCGCCTTAATCTGGCAATACCTGCACCAACCGTACACATGGGTACCGCAGGAATGGTCTGCCGAAGCCAAGCGCCAAATTTTGGCGGCACCCGTATTGCTGGCCTTTATCTCGCTCAGTGCCGGCGTGATGCGCGCGTGGCACTTCTTCGGCAATGTGGCTTGGGATTTCGAAACCCTTACCGCTTCATTCGGCCTGCAAGCCAGCCTCTCCATCGTTTGGTCGGCAGCAGCAATCACACTGATGGTGAACGGCCATCAAAAAGGCCGCCGCATCCGCTGGTTTACCGGCGCGGCATTGATGGGTTTGGTCGTGGCCAAGCTGTTTTTGGTCGAACTTGGCAACAGTGGGGGCATCGCGCGCATCGTCTCTTTCATCGGCGTCGGCCTGCTGCTCTTGTTAGTGGGTTGGTTTGCTCCCGTTCCGCCTAAAGACGAAACCGATCCGCAATCCTAAAGCAACATAACCAAAGGCCGTCTGAAAACGAACTTTGCGGGTTCCGCAAAAACATTTTCAGACGGCCTTAGTTATTCGATTCAATCAGGAAACCCTACAACTTCGGTTTCACACTACTACGCTTTTCTTCGCTCCCGCATCGATTCAAAGCACAACGCTTCAATATACAAGAGGCGGATGCAAAATGTATCCGCCTTCTTATTCCTGATCTCTTTTACGCTGCCAGTTGCCGATATTCTGTCGGATAAACAGCATCTGTTTGCGGTAGCGGCGGCAATGAGCGCACAAGGCCAAATGCAGATACAGTTTACCGCGTTCTGCTATGGTCAATTTACGGTCAAGGCTCTCCGAATACAATGCGCAAGCTTGTTTGCAATTTAACATAGGGTGTTTTCTTCTCTATTCCAACCGTTCAGTTCAAATCAAACCACCTGTGTTGCAGGCAGTCTCTCAGGCCGTTGCGGGCGCGGTGCAGGATAACGTAGCAATTGTCTTTAGTTATATTGAAGCTGCCGCATATTTCGTCGATATCCATGCCCATGATTTCCCGAAGATAAAAGATTCTTGCGGTATCTTCCGGCAAACCCTTGAGGCAGTTTTCCAATGTGCGGAAAAAAGCTTTTTGGTTTGCCGCATCTTCGGGGGCTGCATTCCATTGACGCGGGCTGGCCGATTGCAGCCAATGCCCTTCGTCATTGAAACATTCTTCGTAGCCGTTGTCGATAGCCGCGTTTTCTTCTTGGAGTGCTTCGAGGCTGACGGTGTGTTTGGCGCTGCGGAAATAATCGGTGATTTTGTTTTTGAGGATGGTCATCACCCAGGTTTTTACCCCTGCATCACCGCGAAATTGGCTGTGTTTGTCGATGGCGGTTGCCAGTGTTTCCTGCACGATATCTTCGGCAAGGTATTCGTCGCGCAACTGGATTTTGGCAAAACGCAGAATATCCGGTCTGAGCGACGCCAAAAGTTTCTTAAAATTTTCCATATCGGATTGCTGTGATGAAAGCCGCATATTGTAAAGCTTTTAGAGCTAAAATTCAGCTTTTTTTAGCATAAAATCTCTACGATATAGCCACGCTCCGTTTTTTACTGTTTTTGCGGGGTTTTTTCTACCAACAGCACACCGGCTTCCACCCAGCCGCCCAAGTTATCGCGCAGCCAAGTTTCCACATCCTGCCCGGCAAGGATACTGTTCAAACTGTTCAGCACATTTTCAAAAGTATCCGACTGCCGGCTGAAATGCTCCAGCAAAAACAAATCGGCACCTTCTACTTGGCGGTAATACACTTCGTTGTCGCGGTTGCGCCAAGTGAGCACAATGCTGGGTTCGTCTTCGATAGAAGCCAAATCACTGGCGACAAAATTGCAGTTGTAATGCGCCAATCTTGCTGCGGGCGCCCAAGAAATAACGGCGGTTTCATTCCACAGGCCGTCTGAAACGGGCTGAACGGCCGTTTCGGCATGCAGCAGCGCGGT
It encodes:
- a CDS encoding DUF2339 domain-containing protein yields the protein MMQYLGFLIPVLLAYFFGDIWQGIVLGSMCWFVVGAIKKSTERQQREDWEARLAKVETELAALKQQLPQAVRDGVLSEAQPQPAPSLRPSEMAAPAQNSVMAQVAQPAQKTFQTASPAAEMVQHNKPAVVLEKKDMAEPANAQPTTSFQREAVIKPSSPVSTETFTEKTAATTTPDTPETPEQPAKEHPIQAWFMRGNPLLKTGIVVLFLGLAFLLRLASEYIYIPIGARYAAVGAAGLVATLAGWKLQKRKRDYGLILQGFGVAVMYLTSLAALKLHPLLLAPVVFAVMVALVVLMAALAVRQNALVLAQVALIGGMAVPLLVSDGSGRYMVLFSYLALLNTGVAGIAWFKAWRSLNLTGFIGTFTIGALWGAQAYTPQHFATTEPFLIYHWLLYTLIACLFARKVLQEKHHEPKAELPADNASLEQIFKNIITHGAHINVLDSALLFGTAFVAYGLQYRMVAAWENAAAWSALGFAAVYALFALRFARAGAEMLVMKQAFSLLAFLFATLAVPLAFDQQWTAATWTLEAALVYTFGIRQQQPPARLSAVGVYILAALTQLSTYRAGAETVLSGSLLGTLLVAAGGGWMYFQHIKRQKAAAEWENNAQNAILTLVLLHVSLVPLLLWDKTGSMIAFAVLAAVCSLIQRKRQQIIFTVFTLLYGAYVLAVSSMLIQDEHSASAPWLLLCALLLGTAAYGFHTPKYRPAYPSLHDTHSLGGWAMMAVSLWLGWHGLSESMELLDYDLWMWMRWIPIILFAPFAFTARKLDWQQAKTASLAFGIIFGLQTLSDFLSHLHQPLSDGLLLLVGTALYVYILNMQTLHPSINAMYQRAGLLIFGACWTWLVSSSVFLHFNGVWIQLAWLAVPLAAWLYFQSSKTIGPVKRHPQIYRHFGSQVCALYAAGWLLWVNFSTPHAPAPLPYLPAINPLELSIIALIWQYLHQPYTWVPQEWSAEAKRQILAAPVLLAFISLSAGVMRAWHFFGNVAWDFETLTASFGLQASLSIVWSAAAITLMVNGHQKGRRIRWFTGAALMGLVVAKLFLVELGNSGGIARIVSFIGVGLLLLLVGWFAPVPPKDETDPQS
- a CDS encoding zf-HC2 domain-containing protein, whose translation is MLNCKQACALYSESLDRKLTIAERGKLYLHLALCAHCRRYRKQMLFIRQNIGNWQRKRDQE
- a CDS encoding sigma-70 family RNA polymerase sigma factor, with translation MENFKKLLASLRPDILRFAKIQLRDEYLAEDIVQETLATAIDKHSQFRGDAGVKTWVMTILKNKITDYFRSAKHTVSLEALQEENAAIDNGYEECFNDEGHWLQSASPRQWNAAPEDAANQKAFFRTLENCLKGLPEDTARIFYLREIMGMDIDEICGSFNITKDNCYVILHRARNGLRDCLQHRWFDLN
- a CDS encoding HvfC family RiPP maturation protein: MLHNPTAVSSAEFQAQLADHVRDPSKPAPEGIEPERLAIYTRLVRNNLRSFLDLCFSDSSRFADAGLWQDLQHRFLIEARPESPFFNDIPAQFLDYVRSKEGAERLPDNVLEMMDFETALLHAETAVQPVSDGLWNETAVISWAPAARLAHYNCNFVASDLASIEDEPSIVLTWRNRDNEVYYRQVEGADLFLLEHFSRQSDTFENVLNSLNSILAGQDVETWLRDNLGGWVEAGVLLVEKTPQKQ